Sequence from the Notolabrus celidotus isolate fNotCel1 chromosome 14, fNotCel1.pri, whole genome shotgun sequence genome:
GCAACAACATACTTCCCGGGTGAGCTGACATAAGCGGGAACAAAAGCCACCCAGACAGCACAGAATATCAGCATGCTGAAGGTGATCAGTTTGGCCTCATTGAAGTTGTCAGGGAGTTTACGAGCAAAAAAGGCCAAGAGGAGGCAGGTGCAGGCCAGCAGGCCAATGTAGCCAAGAACCAGAGAGAAGCCCACCACAGAGGCCATGGCACATTCAAGGGTGATCTTTGACCCTCGGAACCCCAGATCACGGCGAGGCACTGGTGGGCTCAGGGATAACCATGTGGCACAGATAATGACCTGCAGAAAAAACAGTGAACAGATTTAGAGTTATTCCTCTAATATGAGATTTATCTACAAAtgcaaatgaatgaaataatgcTCCATTGATTACATTGATAAGAAAGGGTCCGCACCTGTATACAGGTAAAGAAGAGGACACTTCCTCTCTGTTTACCGGGACCAAACCACTTCATCAAGGTTTCAGCACCAGGCCGAGCTGAGCGGAAAACTGCAAGAACCACAAGGGTTTTGACCAGTAGACAGGAAACACTCAGTACAAAGCTGATCCCAAAAGCTGCCTGCTGGAAGCGACAGGACCAGACTGATGGACGTCCAATGAAGACCAGTGAGCACAGGAAGCAGAGCTTCAGAGACACAAGAAGCAGGAAGCTCAGCTCTGAATTATTGGCTCGCACCTGGAGATGAATCAGGTTAACAGACAGAGATGTGGACAGATAAGCAACATCTCACTCCTCCatcaagaaaagtttaaaaaaagacaggagTATTCAAGTATTTGAGAGAGAACAACAGGTTTTCTATAACCTTTATCTTACTGTATAAAGGGATTCTCACCATAGGTGTTTGACGGTAATAAAGAAATACCACAAATACAACTGTTGTCACTGCAGCACCAGATACAGCCGCTGTAGTCAGAGTAATGCCCAAAGTTTCattaaaggaaaggaaatcCAGCTGTCGAGGGATGCAGGCCGTTTGCTCAACATTGGACCAGAAATCTGGTGGACATCGCTCACAATGAAGAgagcctgaaaaagaaaatagctTATTTGAATTAAAGAGACAAGGAGGATTGTAACCAGAGTTCcatttgtgttattttagaAAGAGTTCCTCACCAGTTTTATTACTAATCTCCCCTTCAGCACATGGGATACAGtcaaagcagcagagaggcTCCCCTTTCCTGTTGGCCTTTCTGGTACCTGGAGGGCAGCTCTCACTGCACACTGAAACAGGGacctgaacaagaagacaatttGTTCACTAAATGGCAAATCTAACCTTCACAAATACACTAATTTCAAAAAGCAAATGTTTTAATATGCAAAAGTTAACTGGTTGATCTGACAACCTGACTGGATCCTGTGCTCCACTGAATAGCTGACTCATTAAGACGGAGGTTAAACCCATCCACACCGCCAACCAAGACAAGTTTCAGTGGCCCCTCAGGAGTTCTCTGCCAGTTGACCAGGTCGTACTTTGCTGGGATGTCAGCACCTTGGAAGTAAAAGCTTTCCCCATGTGGTGTGGTGACGTTCACTTTGCTTAAATGCTGCAACAGCTGAAAGAATCAAATGTTGGAGAAACAGACAATACTATTTTATCCATATACATTGAATGCATCACAAAAGTCTCTATAGATATAACTACAGCTCCTGTGGATATGATAATGTATGACTAATCATTTTTACCTCCATGGGCTTGATAAGTCTAGGAGAGGTGCAGTTGTGGGTATCGTTTCTGGAAGAGTTGCCTCTCCCTGTGCAGGAGAGGAGGCTGTGGAGGGCATGGGCAGCAGCATAAACAGCAAGGTAGACATTATACGCCACCCTTAACCGAGAGGTGTCAGTAAAGTGGTTCTGCACATTTGCCAGGGACTCTTTTCCACTGCAGGGAGGTAGTAAACTTTTCAGAAGAGACTTGCTGTAAGTAGTAGGAGTGGACACATTTGATGGATGGTCAAGCCTTAACTTGAGGGGTGAAAAAGAATCAGTGGAAAGAGGGTTGCATCCAAACTTCTTCTGCCAGAACTCTCTTAAGAAAACATCATTAGGATGATGAGTTGGGTGCAAACTTCTTAGGAAATGTTCAAATCCAGGGATGGCTGTACTTCGAATGGCTACACCAAGAACCCCACTGGCAACTTTTGAAATGGTTAGATCTTGCAGAAGATCATCACTGGTGCTCCAGGCTTCACTAGCCAGGAACTGTCTGTCAGTCACCTATGTATGACATTTGATTTTTAGAAAATACACATCTTTCTTTGAGAATAAACACTTTCAATTTCCGACATTATCTTTCCAGCTGCTCACATTTATCCTGGCCAATTCCAGAAGTAGTTTCTTCACCTCCGTATACCAGCAAAAGATCAGAATCACCCTCGCAGTTGAAGCTTCAATCGTGAGTGCTGCTCGTTTTGCATCGGTCGCAATAGTTTCCACCTTGAGGGTCTCGATGAATTCCAGACACACGCCTTTCCCCTGAATCTCTTTTTGAAATACCTGAAATAAGGAAATTAGAATTTGTTAAGGGAGAtacatgagtgttttttttcctgataaTGCATGGCGCtataacaaaaacatacaccTGTATGGCTAGATGACCATAATCATTGTTTTCTATCACTGCTCCAATCCAAGTCCAGCGGAAGCGTATGGCCAGCTCTGCCATGGCCCAAGATTGGTAAATATCACTGGGTATTGTTCTGAAGAAGTTTGGGTATTTTATCCTGTCACTAAGACAGGGGCAGCTTGCCAAGTAGCTGATCTGAAAGAAAGACACAGACATATTCATTTGACACCTGAAATACTGAAATAACACCATTTGAGCATTTATTTCTGAGGTGATGAAACTCACAATCGGCACAGACAGAGGCCCCAGGGTGCTGGACATCATGATGCCTGTTGTAGACGAGGCAGCTGCAATGAGCAAAGGAACATGCAAACCACCTCCTGATGGTTTGGACATATAGTTACATAAGGGACTGTTTTATGCACACTTAAAGTAGACGTTGTTTTCAGAAGGTATCAAATGTTAACTTCATATCATAAATCATATCAGGTACCTGATCTCGCTCCAGGTTGTTCATAAAATGCAAAAGGAGACGCTGTCAAgttgcagctctgtgtgtctccCCCAACAAGTGACATTGCACCCTGCAGAGCCCAGGGGTATAAGGTACAGGTATCAAGGATACGGTAACCCAGCTTCACTCCTGGTAGCAGGGTTTTGTTGCGATTTATTTCCTCCACAGCAAACACCAAAGCATAGGAGTATTTTAATGGCTCTAGTTCTAAACTGGGAccacaggaagaagaggaaaagggaATGTATACAAACTTAGTACACTAGTCAGTAAGATTAGAAGAATATAAAACCATGTCAAAAATGGTGTATAAACAACATATATATGTAAGACCACATAATCAAAATGTACCTAAAATCTGTGACATTCATTACTTGTTAAAAGATAAAACTCTACAGGAATTTtagaataattcaaataaatgtatctACCAACATTTTGTAAAATATATGAGCTGCATTTAACTAAAACTAACCACATAAGAAAAATTGAAGAAATGAAATGTACCATTTCCATTCATCATATGATCAACAATATAACCCACAAGACTtgcaaaaataacacacacacatagactttTACCCAGTGCAAGGCTCATAATGTGGTTGCTCAGTGAAGCCTTGATCTGCAGCTGAAGGTATGTAATACAGGTTAAAAAGTCCACCGATAATCACATCTCCATCCTGGGATAGACTCTTCTCACTTGGTGCACTCCATTGGGAGCACACTGTTGCCTGAATCAGCTCCAGCCCCAGCTGTCCGCCCAACAAACCGAGAAGCAGCAGGCTGAGGGTTGAGGAGGGCCACAGAGTGGAGAACCAGACAAGGCAAGACATGGGTACAACTGTTCTGAACATCAGACACATACAAAATTGTAACATGAAGGTCAGAATATGCATAAACTGGAGATGCAGTTACTTCAGTCAGTGTAAAACACAACTCACATCAAACCTAACAAAAAATCAAGAAATGTCATAAATCAGCTAAACAGCCTTTGTTACCAAAGTAAAATCCACTTTAGATCcactgcaaaatgaaacatcatTGCCTTGTTTCAGTTTCCAGCAAAGAAAGAGGACTTCAGAGGCAGAAAAAGGTTTCACTAGTCTCAAAACTCCTATCAAAAGATTGATATTCAACTCTGAAAATGGTACCATGACACAAACATACCTCTCCTCCTACTTTGAACAAGTGATGTCTTGATGTGAATTTTTATAACACCTGTAAAGCCTTTTGCAAGGAAGTCAACACCAGCAGCTTCACAACACAAAATTATACCCCTCTAGAGTGATGGTGGAAAAACACTGCCAACAAGTGATTGGCGGATATGATGTTAGCAGCAGGGGAAAGGCCTCCAGGCATCAAAAATGCAACCTCTCTCCACTTACCAAAAAACTTTTCAATCTAGTTTATTTTTAGCGATGAAGCATGCTTCATTAATGGCATTTTCTGTGCCACTTACTTTCCAAGGCCGGTTATGCATACCATCCTCTATAAACTTTAGCTGAGTTAAAGGAATGCAGACAGGTCACGATACCTATAATATCAGAGAATgcaagtgtttattttaatgtcaaAGTATACTCATTCGGGTACATAACTTAATCAAAAAAGAGTAGAACCCCATTCATACGAAATATAATTGTGATATATTTAGTGTGCctcaaaatgtgtgttttccatAAATGTTTTATGAACAATGCTATGCCGCAAAGGAGAATAGCAGAACTCCTGCAGAGTGAAAGACACCTGAAGAGAACCTACACGGACAACTTGCACCCATAGCTCACCCTGCTAACTGACATGTTCAGCCACCAGAATATCAACTGGACACCATTCCACCCAGATGGAGCAAAGTGGATAAAGCTGTGCAGAGAGCAAGGGCCTtaacttggttctggttctgttagcttgagtttggttctggttctgtttgctaaagttggttctggttctgtttgcttaagttggttctggttctgtttgcttgagtttggttctggttctgtttgcgaaagttggttctggttctgtttgcttgagtttgtttctggttctgtttgcctgagtttggatctggttctgtttgcttgagtttgtttctggttctgtttgcttgagtttggttctggttctggttctgtttgcctgagtttggatctggttctgtttgcttgagtttgtttctggttctgtttgcttgagtttggttctggttctgattctgtttgcttgagttggttctggtcctgtttgcttgagttggttctggttctgtttgcctgagttggttctggttttgtttgcttgagtttggttctggttctaattctgtttgcttgagttggttctggttctgtttgcttgagtttggttctggttctgtttgcctgagttggttctggttctgtttgcttgaatttggttctgattctgttctgtggatatttttgtatttttttgttattttctacaataaaaaagtttgattaaaatactaaacaaaagtaagaatggttttgtaacagaataaatgcacaacactgggcaattataaggcttctcttTAAAACAGTGTACGttaagggttttcaacacacaaaccattattttttgcaaagttaaggtaaaatatacggcttcaaaatatcctaaattaagagccattccggagtcaaaagagccggctcttcttcaggatccgagtcaaaagagccggctctctgaaaagagccgaacttcccatcactacagcaGGGGAGGGGAAAACATATACAGATTCTCTGCAAGGGAGTCCTACCAACATTAtactctgcatctacacatgatacactctctgtcagagctttacagaatgagcagcagaagtaaacaggtgATGACCCTGGCACTCCTCTTTGATCATGACAGTGAAAGAGATGAGGgtgtgtctgaagatgaagaccatcttgtggtcaattctgagtctgatgattctgattatgaaccaaatgaggaaacagatattcATATTCCTCCAAGCAGACATTCACATCCAAAATGGGGAAATACAGCGATCTTCATCCCAAATATACGTCAGGCAAAACTGTctacagaaaacattataaagacagagccaCTAGGATAGCAGTGACTCCTGTaacatcaagtcagcttttgagcaggtcatgataaatagtaaatggtaaatggacttgtactcatatatctcttttccagtcttctgaccactcaaagctcttttacattactcgctcacccaatgatggtagaggctgctatagtaagggaccatcagtattagctaatcttattctagacattcatacaccgctgaacaactgagggagcagttgggggttcagtgtcttgcccaaggacacttcggcatttgactgcaggagctgagatcaaatagagacaagctgtcagccattagaacagtgagggacaagtgggtagagcaacttccactactctataacccaggccctaatgtcacagtggatgaaaggctagaggcattcagaggttcctcccattttaggcaatatatgcattccaaaccagctaaataaagcatcaaaatctgggcagcatgtgacagaagaggtgtctcctgttaatttatcaagataacttcataaaaaaaaaaaaaaaaaaaaaaaaaatgaaataaacaaaaatctgtgtcatgtaaaactattgtatttatatttaggtctttcaaatgtacattaaaaaaagctttaacatgaattttaataaaaaaacaagtgagttatcctcattgaaccatgatctgtgaggattaaagaacaccattgcactaaatattgatttaaatggttagtaatggagttaataatgagataaaaaattgtttattgggatttttttttagttctgtcacttctggataattaaacatgccccgggAAGAGTCTACCCACGGATATTATTACTGTctctaagaaacgaacataacaaaCACAGCCCTCCAGTTTGCAAGATAACACTTTGTTAATGAGCTGCTAATGTGTAAGCAATAATCTTAACATCTAATGTAACAGCATGGTGTAATAGATTACCTTACATTTATAAACTTTTGATAACAAGAGAAGGGGTGCTGGATGCAGCTAGAGCCTCCTGAACTAGGAAGATAGTTTAACATGTAGTAAATAATCTCTTTTGACAATATTCCAACAGATTCCTCCTAGTGCTTTTGGGTACACTATTTGTTCTTATTCTGGGGGTTATAGTCCAAGTGTTCTGACATGACTACATTTGAGGTGCTGCTAAATAAACACTATTTAACAACACTATTTAAaccaaatatttcatgactgaAACTTGTTTATTATCAACCAAAAGTGATCTATGTTAAAAAGTGTCCAGTGAAAAGGGTAAGGCTAGACATTTTCTGTACATCCTTGAGCACATTAACTACTTCAGCAATGAGTTGTTTTCCAACTCATACCATTGCACATGCTAATCACCTGCTAGCATTGTTTTTCCTATCACTCTTGAGACAAATCACTTGGGGTTGTGTGTTAATGATGTCATACTTTATTCAAAATACTTAATGTGGATTATAAATGCTGGCATTAAGACTTACTTGCTCAGAATGGGAGGGGGTATGTTAAAGACAAGATACCCCGTCCAGTCTTGGCATACTTTTTTTGAGATACGAGCCtgtcaaacatgtttctgtttctaatGTCCTTTCTTTTTGCAGGCAACTGACATGATGTTACATTTGGAAATGGAATTTAATTGGATCACTTTGGTAACAGGAACTATTATTCATTCTAAACATTgccatttttctcaatataataCATTCTAGTGTCACTTTTGATAAAGCAGATTTGATGTGAGTTGTATTTTGGATAAGATTTCACTGCTAGTTGATGCATATTCTGACATTCATGCAACACATTTCTATGTGTTTGATGTCCAGAACAGCTGTATCCATGTCTTGGCTCATCTGGTCCCCCACTCAGCGCTCAGCCTGCTGCTTCTCGATGTTGTGGGCAGAAGGCTGGGGCTAGAGGTGGTGCAGGCAACAGAGTGCTCCCACTGGGGTGCACCGAGTGAAAAGAGCTTGTCCAAGGATGGAGATGTGATTATTGGTGGCCTTTTTAGTTTGTATCGTATACCTTCAGCTGTAGAGCAGGGCTTCACGGAGCAACCACATTATGAGCCTTGCACTGGGtaaatctctctgtgtgtttttttacaaGTCTTGTGGGTTATAATGTTGATCATTTTATGAACGGACATagtacattttaatttttgttttttcttatgctcttgtttttttgtataatacAGCTCATTAATTCtacaaaatgttgatttataaatgtattttatgataATAATGGTTGTAGAGTTTTATCTTTGGCCCCCAAGTAATAGAAATGTCACAAATTTCAAGTACATCTTGCTACAATTATTTCAATAGACTCTGCTCTTACACCTTTatatttgtttgcatttttgaaTCTTGTTTTATATGTTTGTGTCCTATGTTCTAATCATTCACTGACTGATGTACTAAGTTTGTATAcattctcttttcctcttcctcctgtggTCCCAGTTTAGATCTAGAGCCATTAAAATACTCCTACGCTTTGGTGTTTGCTGTGGAGGAAATAAATCGCAACAAAACCCTGCTACCAGGAGTGAAGCTGGGTTACCGTATCCTTGATACCTGTTCCTTATACCCCTGGGCTCTGCAGGGTGCAATGTCACTTGTTGGAggagacacacagagctgcaacTTGACAGCATCttcttttgcattttttgaACAACCTAGAGCGAGATCAGGTACTTGATATGATTTAGTATTAagttaacatttgatatgtgaTAAAAACATCTACTTTAAGTGTTTCCTTAAAAGAGTTCCTGATGTAATCATATGTCCAAACCATCAGGAGGCGGTTGGCATGTTCCTTTGCTCATTGCGGCTGCCTCGTCTACAACAGGCATCATGATGTCCAGCACCCTGGGGCCTCTGTCTGTACCAAttgtgagtttaatttcctcagAAATAAAACTCAATATGTTGTTATTCTACCAGAAGTCGTgtcaaatcaatatttatttcatcTTCTTTCAGATCAGCTACTTGGCAAGCTGCCCATGTCTTAGTGACAGGATAAAATACCCAAACTTCTTCAGAACAATACCCAGTGATATTTACCAAGCTTGGGCCATGGCAGAGCTGGCCATACGCTTCCACTGGACATGGGTTGGAGCAGTGATAGAAAACAATGATTATGGTAAACTTGCAatacaggtgtgtgttttcaaTACAAAGTAAATGTCCTTAAAATCAGTTATCTTTCTACATTGTATGAAATACTTCAACAGACAGATGTCCGGGATGATCTTTCTCCTATATTTTAGGTGTTTCAGGAAGAGGTTCGGGGGAAAGGAGTGTGTTTGGACTTCATAGAGACTGTCCGCAGAGATACTGTTGTGAGTGATGTCAGACGTGTAGCACTCACAATTCAAGCTTCAACTGCAAGGGTGATTCTGATCTTTTGCTGGTATACTGAAGTGAAGAAAGTACTTCAGGAGCTGGCCAGGATAAATGTGAGCATGACAAATAATAAAACTGAtggtaaaatgaaaatgtccaCTGTATTTTGCTGTAACTTAATTTCATGCCCTGTACTGTAGGTGACTGACAGACAGTTCCTGGCTAGTGAAGCCTGGAGCACCAGTGATGATCTTCTGCAAGATCTAATCATTTCAAAAGTTGCGAGTGGTGTCCTTGGTGTGGCCATTCGAAGTTCAGCCATCCCTGGATTTGAAAATTATCTTAGAAGTTTGGACCCAACTCATCATCCTAATGATGTTTTCTTAAGAGAGTTCTGGCAGAAGGAGTTTGGATGCAATCCTCTTTCCACTGATTCTTTTTCACCCCCCAAGTCAAAATCAGACCATCCATCAAATGTTTCCAATCCCACTCCTTACAGCAAGTCTCTTCTGAAAAGTTTACTACCTCCCTGCAGTGGAAAAGAGTCCCTAGACAATGTGCAGAACCAACTTACTGACACCTCTCAGTTAAGAGTGGCGTATAATGTCTACCTTGCTGTTTATGCTGCTGCCCATGCCCTTCACAGCCTTCTCTCTTGTGATAGAGGCAACTCTTCCAGAAACGATACCCACAACTGCACCTCTCCTAGACATATCAAGCCCATAGAGGTAAAAATTATTAGTCATACATTATCACATCCACAGGAGCTGTAGTTATATCTAGAGACTTTTGTGATGCATTCAATGTATATGGATAAAATAGTGTTGTCTGTTTCTCCAACATTTGATTCTTTCAGCTGTTGCAGCATTTAAGCAAAGTGAACGTCACCACACCACATGGGGAAAGCTTTTACTTCCAAGGTGCTGACATCCCAGCAAAGTACGACCTGGTCAACTGGCAGAGAACTCCTGAGGGGCCACTGAAACTTGTCTTGGTTGGCGGTGTGGATGGGTTTAACCTCCGTCTTAATGAGTCAGCTATTCAGTGGAGCACAGGATCCAGTCAGGTTGTCAGATCAACCAGTTAACTATTGCATATTAAAACATTTGCTTTTTGAAATTAGTGTATTTATGAAGGTTAGATTTGCCATTTAGTGAACaaattgtcttcttgttcaggtCCCTGTTTCAGTGTGCAGTGAGAGCTGCCCTCCAGGTACCAGAAA
This genomic interval carries:
- the LOC117825671 gene encoding extracellular calcium-sensing receptor-like; this translates as MSCLVWFSTLWPSSTLSLLLLGLLGGQLGLELIQATVCSQWSAPSEKSLSQDGDVIIGGLFNLYYIPSAADQGFTEQPHYEPCTGLELEPLKYSYALVFAVEEINRNKTLLPGVKLGYRILDTCTLYPWALQGAMSLVGGGNYMSKPSGGGLHVPLLIAAASSTTGIMMSSTLGPLSVPIISYLASCPCLSDRIKYPNFFRTIPSDIYQSWAMAELAIRFRWTWIGAVIENNDYGHLAIQVFQKEIQGKGVCLEFIETLKVETIATDAKRAALTIEASTARVILIFCWYTEVKKLLLELARINVTDRQFLASEAWSTSDDLLQDLTISKVASGVLGVAIRSTAIPGFEHFLRSLHPTHHPNDVFLREFWQKKFGGKESLANVQNHFTDTSRLRVAYNVYLAVYAAAHALHSLLSCTGRGNSSRNDTHNCTSPRLIKPMELLQHLSKVNVTTPHGESFYFQGADIPAKYDLVNWQRTPEGPLKLVLVGGVDGFNLRLNESAIQWSTGSSQVPVSVCSESCPPGTRKANRKGEPLCCFDCIPCAEGEISNKTGSLHCERCPPDFWSNVEQTACIPRQLDFLSFNETLGITLTTAAVSGAAVTTVVFVVFLYYRQTPMVRANNSELSFLLLVSLKLCFLCSLVFIGRPSVWSCRFQQAAFGISFVLSVSCLLVKTLVVLAVFRSARPGAETLMKWFGPGKQRGSVLFFTCIQVIICATWLSLSPPVPRRDLGFRGSKITLECAMASVVGFSLVLGYIGLLACTCLLLAFFARKLPDNFNEAKLITFSMLIFCAVWVAFVPAYVSSPGKYVVAVEIFAILASSYGLLLCIFAPKCFIILLRPEINTKKYLMAR
- the LOC117825673 gene encoding extracellular calcium-sensing receptor-like codes for the protein MKNSCIHVLAHLVPHSALSLLLLDVVGRRLGLEVVQATECSHWGAPSEKSLSKDGDVIIGGLFSLYRIPSAVEQGFTEQPHYEPCTGLDLEPLKYSYALVFAVEEINRNKTLLPGVKLGYRILDTCSLYPWALQGAMSLVGGGNHMSKPSGGGWHVPLLIAAASSTTGIMMSSTLGPLSVPIISYLASCPCLSDRIKYPNFFRTIPSDIYQAWAMAELAIRFHWTWVGAVIENNDYGKLAIQVFQEEVRGKGVCLDFIETVRRDTVVSDVRRVALTIQASTARVILIFCWYTEVKKVLQELARINVTDRQFLASEAWSTSDDLLQDLIISKVASGVLGVAIRSSAIPGFENYLRSLDPTHHPNDVFLREFWQKEFGGKESLDNVQNQLTDTSQLRVAYNVYLAVYAAAHALHSLLSCDRGNSSRNDTHNCTSPRHIKPIELLQHLSKVNVTTPHGESFYFQGADIPAKYDLVNWQRTPEGPLKLVLVGGVDGFNLRLNESAIQWSTGSSQVPVSVCSESCPPGTRKANRKGEPLCCFDCIPCAEGEISNTTGSLHCERCPPDFWSNVEQTACIPRQLDFLSFNETLGITLTTAAVSGAAVTTVVFVVFLYYRQTPMVRANNSELSFLLLVYLKLCFLCSLVFIGRPSVWSCRFQQAAFGISFVLCVSCLLVKTLVVLAVFRSARPGAETLMKWFGPGKQRGSVLLFTCIQVIICATWLSLSPPEPRRDLGFQGSKVTLECAMASVVGFSLVLGYIGLLACTCLLLAFFARKLPDNFNEAKLITFSMLIFCAVWVAFVPAYVSSPGKYVVAVEIFAILASSYGLLLCIFSPKCFIILLRPEINTKKYLMSR